In the Mauremys mutica isolate MM-2020 ecotype Southern chromosome 13, ASM2049712v1, whole genome shotgun sequence genome, one interval contains:
- the LOC123348314 gene encoding olfactory receptor 14A16-like translates to MSNQTTMTEFLLLGFSDVRELQILHFVMFLVIYLAALMGNLLIIIVVAFDHHLHTPMYFFLMNLSILDIGFISVPVPKSMANSLMNTRSISYSGCVTQVFFFMFFAVTEYSLLTIMAYDRYIAICQPLHYERVMNRRACVQMAASAWMSVFVYTALHTGNTFALSFCGGNMVDQFFCEIPQLLKLACSDSYLRETGVIVLSTCLAFSCFVFIVVSYVQIFTTVLRIPSEQGQHKALSTCLPHLIVVSLFFFTIAFAYLKPSSSSTSGLDLMVAVLYSVMPPMMNPIIYSMRNKEIKAALRKLMAGKLFTKN, encoded by the coding sequence atgtccaaccaaaccaccatgactgagttccttctcctgggattctctgacgttcgggagctgcagattttgcactttgtgaTGTTTCTGGTGATTTATCTGGCAGCCTtgatggggaatcttctcatcatcataGTTGTTGCCTTTGAccaccaccttcacacccccatgtacttcttcctgatgaatttGTCCATTCTAGACATCGGCTTCATTTCTGTCCcagtccccaaatccatggccaactccctcatgaacaccaggtCAATTTCTTATTCTGGATGCGTCACCCAAGTCTTTTTCTTTATGTTCTTTGCTGTAACCGAGTACTCCTtactcaccatcatggcatatgaccgatacatcgccatctgccaaccactccactatgagagagtgatgaacaggagagcttgtgtccaaatggcagccagtgcttGGATGAGTGtttttgtctacactgcactgcacACTGGGAACACCTTTGCACTATccttctgtggaggcaacatggtggatcaatttttttgtgaaatcccccagctcctcaaGCTCGCCTGCTCTGACTCATACCTCCGTGAAACTGGGGTTATTGTCCTTAGTACATGCTTAGCCTtcagctgctttgtttttatagttgtgtcatatgttcagatcttcaccacagtgctgagaatcccctctgagcaagGCCAGCATAAAGCTCtatccacctgcctccctcacctcattgtggtctccTTGTTCTTTTTCACTATAGcctttgcctacctgaaaccctCCTCCAGCTCAACATCAGGACTAGATCTCatggtggctgttctctattctgtGATGCCTCCAATGATGAAtccgatcatctacagcatgaggaacaaggagatcaaagctgcCCTGAGGAAACTCATGGCGGGGAAGTTATTCACAAAAAATTAA